Within Osmia lignaria lignaria isolate PbOS001 chromosome 11, iyOsmLign1, whole genome shotgun sequence, the genomic segment TGGTTTGCGTCGCGCCATGTTCTTTAATACTTTCATTCAAGTCGAATTGTGTACCCGCTTGACACATTTTTTTATTCGCATTGGTGCGACAATTATTACACGTTAGTCCtataaaataagatttaatatcaatttccTCAGAACGATTTTACTAAACGttagataattatatttataccatctttttttttcttcaaattttgtaGTGCCCTTTTCAGCTTAGTTTGTTGTGTTAATAAGGTATTTTTCATTTGTGACAGCCTCATTTCATGTTGctttaataattctaattctgTATCAGAATCCTCTGGATATGTGAAACCAATCTGTTGCAAATTTAATTCAGTACTATTCTGTAATTCAACCATCTATACAAATAATTACAAACAtgagtaattataatttatacaattcaacttatttattttttgtttacctCTGCATATTGTTGTTCAAGATCAGACTTTTCTAACATAATGCTATTTATAAGTCTAAGCGATATTTCTTCTAAACTTTGTTCTTTCTCACCTGAATGAACatgtatacatttttatatacatatatacctaCATAATTTGGTATATCCACTAAACATGTTACACTGAAATACAAACCATTGCTTGTACTTAATGCACTTTGTTGATTATCCTCTTGTTTAGCAGAGCTAGAAACATCACGAAAATTATATGATACTATTTCTGATGGTTGTGCTGGAGAATGTTGTTTTAGTGTATCAGAGATTTTATTTAATTGGTTTCCCAAAGATTTATTAGTCCTTGTCAATTTTGTTAATCTGTTCCATAATTGACGATTTTCTGCTGCTACCATACAAATCTGATGAGTCAGTTGAGATTTCTGTTTTGTAAGTTCTTCAACCTTTTCCTgtcaatcagactatattaaaatataatataataaaatgtaaagtAACAATATTTCATATATCAAAATTCATATTATACAAACCTTCAAGGTTTGTACAATAGTTTTTTCACTGTTATCAGCAGTTTTTGTGATAGCTGCAGATTCATCTTTGCCACATTCTAGTCTTAAACACATGTTTTCCTCTTCAACTATGGCTAATCTTGTTTCTAGCTGTTGACAACGCTCATTCATTGTTTTAAATGCAACCAATAAGGCATAATATGAACCACATTTCTCATTATATGAATTCTCTGATTGTTCCATGTCattcataataaaatataattagcaAAAGTAAAAACACAATTTCATAACTTGATAGTCActaaaattgttatatttttattattttatgcaaAAGACATAAAAGCTGTACAACATAGAAGATAATATTATTTACCTGCATACTGATGAaaaaacattcgatataaattacaaagaaaatcTGTGGTTGATAATCAGGTTAACAATTGTTACATCAAGATGTTCAAATTAGGTTAAAATGTTACATATTTAAATCAgaacattttcaaattattatacgTTTTGCTACTAATCGTGCACAGATTTTGACGTTTGTAACTATTAGAGATacgtaaaaaataatgatacacATCAGTATTACTTAGCAACAATAgatctaaaaataattaataaattaaatggtGATTCCCCTTGTCAACAAAGCGCATCATAACATTCGACAAAATTTATAGTCCATAATTACTATTTAGCATTATGCACTTGCTTTTTGATGCAACCGCAGGTAGAAAAGAAGCATACTTGTTTTCGAAAatctatttttcaatgaaaataattttgacaatCAGTCCCAGAAAAATCCCCAGAAACGTATTCTCAAATTACGTCGACCCTACTAaacagattgcaaagaaatcgtatgtccaaatggACACCAGAACaacattctttgggtcggatagaacaaaacgagcactTTGGAGATGatgtacaagctttcgtttagaaaaatagtgaGAACTACGGTTTCGTTCATTATtcattcgcgaaagacgtcaaaaagatCAAatagaccacaaatttagttcctcattttttctgtagggcgcagttcattcgttttCTGAGCTCGACCGCAcgatcattcgcagctcgtgtaTGTGAAGCGGTTTTGACGCTTGGCGTCGTCttaaatagtattaaaatattatattaaatagtgTATTAGGTATCAAAAGTACAAAAACCGGAAGACAAATTTGAAGAGGAGTCCGGAGTCATGATTTCTGATATCATTTCCAcattgtcttcagaaatgcgtaagctgaaaatttatactcTATTTtgtcgaattaaaataacatatttctcatttattctgcttttatggtgataatttattaaataccattaatatcttatgtatttttctatcttttttcttatatttcggtgctttaaagtgaaaaaagtaatcttgatcatatttcaatatggcgttgataattttcaacgaatctttccatgcttttaatgttaaagtttcaaagcaattcgaagtttctaccaatgcctgtgattggtcatCCATTATGGCGTCCTTCTATttggaccaatcagattcatcgttaaagGGTGCGTTGcgcggagtgtggtggagtgcaacagtcctcttcgaagcttcgtctgtttggcacgtgtctgcaacaggtaagattaaattatcctcaaatattaaattaaattgccgatcgggtgttaaaagtacaaaaaacagaaaaaaccatcgaagagaagtctagattcttgatctttgacattaattcggcattttcttcaaaaatacaagAGTTGAAAATTTGTGCTCTTGCCGCGATTTCATAATGaggttggaacagcagaatctgaactactttcccttttatatcgttaatttcctaaccaatattgaacgtttttaatattctttcacacaatttactgtttgatacttaataacgttctttcttgagcatcgtaatattatgcGATTTGTTCGTCTACCGGCTTCGGTTCGGCTGGGGACGAACATTACCGAATAATACCGAACGGTGCTGATCGGTCTTCGGCAAGAAGGAAGGTTtcgccatttctctcgcgaacgtcgaagtgacAAGACGTGTTCAGAGCATCCTTCCGCATAAGTAGTAGGTGCGCATTCtacctattaaaatattttgcgtaaattatagttcgatcgtttattagtaataattttattattgttgattaatttttattgacataaattggtatttcttatttgttacagatatttgatggatattgaaaggacGCCGTGACACCTAATAtgggtttgaaatagaatttcgtaagaatttattgttttaatttattctaatcaattattaacatttattattacttgtttTTTATTGAGTTGTTGTTAATTGAgtaagcatttttgataattacttgctaccaaagtcaagagagaaaaaattagagacattttttttctttaaccaattcatagaaaaagaataattaatttttcattttattaaataatttcgtccagtattttaatacatttgttttaaactagaacaaaattgaaataattcgtatcctactgcaaatgattgcttctcctctgtaattattaattattttaaacaatctatttttgttaaatcgtagtaattatattataatatccagttttcgatgcaagcttaaattaaaatagaattacgtttttaaatcacatgctgtttaagcatgattaattattggattttgcttattgaaaggaattagataatttataaattaaatatgcttacaatcttaacaacaaaaatccactgctttaataaaatagtttattatatgtatttaacaatgattttttatccttgtaatattcattggaataattatcaacaattatttaatacatttcgttattacgagataatctaggatcaatattcaacttcaataatattcgtgttcgtTGATATTTCCATTTACACATAACAGTATTTTCTTAAGGAATgttcaataagaagaatgtttgtgtggttttatttatttccacccatccccaaccttactaatcttttctttcaggaattgttgtggccgcgcgcaaggcggtcggtagagtcagtgtttgtacgaacgtagttccaatgttttgattttttcaagggtgaactgaccctgaatagagttgcgtttgtacaattgggaatcacgcgaaagtagagtcagtgtttgctgcgcattataaaatattttctagagcatcgcggctctgatttttctttttacaccgCGAAGGTAGAGTCTCTACATTTGTTCGCcgaaaattattcacggtcgcgttattagtactttatatttttatttttatttttaatttttttgtttcaatttctcgatatatccggtattagagtcagagcatcactgaagaggagtcttgggcgttgctccataaggaaagagtgtaagtatcttattattttatttaattaattttaattcaaatagaataatttacaatttcgacacttgataattgagaattctttttaattgctaatattttataaaattcaaattcatctataattttataagaataaaggttgataattttcataattaaccataattcttttttgttctgttacagatgaatttctaAATGTTGCCGAGTTCCTGAACACCCTGATGACTGGGCCGATAATTTCCTTCAGGACTTCCGTCTTCTTCTATGAGCCAACCTGCTACCTAGTTGTTGTGCAGCCTTCTACCTGGTTGCTGAGCATCCTTCTACTTGACTgttggaagaagagtatatctgcgaacggtgagtcgcatgttttatggttcctccggtgcccaatcatgtcgtaggacgaatggtccgaatcgacacgggtcaCCGGTTGTATACTTGgttggcgagcatagtgaccatgggtatgcttatacccatgagtagtaacatttttattgtgttcatttcatttagttcaggCCAGGTTTTCTTGCACTTCGCGTTTAAATGTCATTtctattccacatattccaatacatatttatgaaatatatgaatgcttttaaatgttacaattttataatgaaacttggaatatgaaatactttaatactgaaataattttatttagtttttctatAATGAAGAAGTCAAATACGATTTAAATCGAcataatattgataatattatataatatgtatactggatatacatattaatgatacttttacataaatttaatcaCATTTTGTAGATTGTAAATTCACATATAGTATGAGAATTTTGTACAACTAGTAAAGTTTCTATAGCGAAGTTTagcttatttacacgttcatgtaaaattgaacaatttatgtgcaagaagacaattcgtgacgggtagatttccaagtcagagtgatctatttcaacacattttgcgtattcttgaaaagttactctgaggagggagtcgcccgaggatgttttaatttttcattaattatcataataaattcttttttcgttataaagaattcttaattagtcattttgcttttaataaaatatcacattcaattttgacattaaattcctttttattagagttttgcctttattaaattagtattgcgagagtaaatatgacgatgcactgactagtattcggtgggaatccttttggtttttaaactcaatcctttttattatttaattaatcaaattagttacaaggattccgcggcataagaccgtgaacaccatctctgggagatatacccatgcattactaggcctttgcaggcgcagctttagaatacggaacatatgaaaatatgttaccatattctaaactgtagtccttttgtctatactatgggcgtccgtcaatctgacaccgttggatgcaacgtgttggacgggcgggtagcgctcttagcgaaggggtgcactctgtcctggcgttacgacgtccaggcggggtgggtggtatgtagcgtctggcgtaagtctagggggcgtgagacccctcgttgccagctgatattagcagtgcaccatgtttgcgtcatagttgctctattttgcttttctgtatttattcttaaaactttatatttacaaagtcgagtcacttttattaaaatagtgaaatattagcccgttcgatgtttatgtactaatcatgtttttagatcaggattttcaggtttaaccccttccgtgtttattgccaaagcccattcacgtgcccaggcgctacttggatgggtagaggcaatgggcacgatgacctagatcataagaataataattaataagcggctggcattgtgttagtatatcgtgcacgacgtaatttccacatatggtgtgtgtgtttttaggctgtgggattgcgtcggtttaataactttttcatttaacttttaatttgaaataatattttattgaataagatgtacaatgaacgtacaaaccaaatagtattattaccattactattactacattgccattactattaccatgattattaccattattatgaaatattctatatcaaagtagttaattaaattttataattatcattatacgcaatgattgctagccttgccagacgatttcagtgaaaaatggtacgtaccgtagagtgtgatgtgagatgaaactcgggtgacggaggcgtcccgggacgttctccctagtttaggctctgcgcccgggtggagtgtatggggggcgtggaatgaatttttgtgagaatgtgattttgccttttttaaatatagcgttaggtaggtaggtagtataccttctggtgtgtgtgatagattgtaaataggtagggccgggacaggttgtcacagtctcttggtcgggtaggcgcgatttcgcgtgatcaacctgtacctggaatatatttgaagaattgacgatccaatcgatacgaacggagtatgccgttcgccttcgattctatctgtacaatttttcaaatttttggcgacttcagaagtcgtcatacgcgatcgcgatggtacgaaacgcacaagttctgctcgagcatggcacgtgtgcacgaacaacgacttatataaagtcctttttcgtccacgtgtcaattagagtttcgcgatttttcttttttgttgattgttttttttttgttttgcgaattttgcaagtctcgagctttagatataagtttcaggtgggtggaccgcccgaagaaagaaaaggctatatgccgaagcgccccgacaaactgtctttcaagaggggaactactaatgattttgcatccttttgcaaaaaaggatgggaaatcattatcgttactactttgtcactgtgctcgcctgtagttgtagttttgtaatttcaggagaagagggggctcgtgacccccatgattttgggcaaatcgcgtttttaatttagtgttgcgaatatcgACCACgattcaatttagtgttgcgaatgaatatcgatcacggttcaatttaatgttgcgtatgcatgattatcgcgattttcatttagtgttgcgaactttaaatatcgcgta encodes:
- the spn-F gene encoding C2H2-type zinc binding domain-containing protein spindle-F isoform X1, producing the protein MNDMEQSENSYNEKCGSYYALLVAFKTMNERCQQLETRLAIVEEENMCLRLECGKDESAAITKTADNSEKTIVQTLKEKVEELTKQKSQLTHQICMVAAENRQLWNRLTKLTRTNKSLGNQLNKISDTLKQHSPAQPSEIVSYNFRDVSSSAKQEDNQQSALSTSNGEKEQSLEEISLRLINSIMLEKSDLEQQYAEMVELQNSTELNLQQIGFTYPEDSDTELELLKQHEMRLSQMKNTLLTQQTKLKRALQNLKKKKDGLTCNNCRTNANKKMCQAGTQFDLNESIKEHGATQTSLQNPSLSVDKSSNSTDNPEQDNKICPLCGLFYAKTTSFAEFHEHVLSHFCNEVSVEGFEIVH
- the spn-F gene encoding C2H2-type zinc binding domain-containing protein spindle-F isoform X3, which gives rise to MNDMEQSENSYNEKCGSYYALLVAFKTMNERCQQLETRLAIVEEENMCLRLECGKDESAAITKTADNSEKTIVQTLKEKVEELTKQKSQLTHQICMVAAENRQLWNRLTKLTRTNKSLGNQLNKISDTLKQHSPAQPSEIVSYNFRDVSSSAKQEDNQQSALSTSNGEKEQSLEEISLRLINSIMLEKSDLEQQYAEIGFTYPEDSDTELELLKQHEMRLSQMKNTLLTQQTKLKRALQNLKKKKDGLTCNNCRTNANKKMCQAGTQFDLNESIKEHGATQTSLQNPSLSVDKSSNSTDNPEQDNKICPLCGLFYAKTTSFAEFHEHVLSHFCNEVSVEGFEIVH
- the spn-F gene encoding C2H2-type zinc binding domain-containing protein spindle-F isoform X2, which gives rise to MNDMEQSENSYNEKCGSYYALLVAFKTMNERCQQLETRLAIVEEENMCLRLECGKDESAAITKTADNSEKTIVQTLKEKVEELTKQKSQLTHQICMVAAENRQLWNRLTKLTRTNKSLGNQLNKISDTLKQHSPAQPSEIVSYNFRDVSSSAKQEDNQQSALSTSNGEKEQSLEEISLRLINSIMLEKSDLEQQYAENSTELNLQQIGFTYPEDSDTELELLKQHEMRLSQMKNTLLTQQTKLKRALQNLKKKKDGLTCNNCRTNANKKMCQAGTQFDLNESIKEHGATQTSLQNPSLSVDKSSNSTDNPEQDNKICPLCGLFYAKTTSFAEFHEHVLSHFCNEVSVEGFEIVH